The DNA segment tctctctcttgtgATGATGTTGCTATTGTCGTTGTTCTTCTTTGGCTGACCTCTTTGACGGCGCTTGTTGGTCCCAGATGTCGACGAGTTCTACGCCCAGTGCGATCCGGGTGGGTTTCTCGCAGCCTTCGCCTCGCAGATCCAGCTTGTTTGGTGTTTCCGGGTGTATTCTTGATCCGATTTGTCGGTGGTGCAGAGAAGGAGAACCTGTGCCTGTACGGCCACCCCAACGACTCGTGGGAGGTGAACCTCCCGGCGGAGGAGGTGCCGCCGGAGCTGCCGGAGCCAGCGCTTGGGATTAATTTCGCGAGGGATGGGATGAACCGCCGCGACTGGCTCTCGCTCATCGCCGTCCATAGCGACTCCTGGCTCTTGTCTGTTGCTTTCTATCTTGGGGCGCGCCTCAACCGGAACGAGAGGTATGGGTTCGATTCAAAGGAGCAGTCTCTGGAATTCTTACTGTCTCTTATTTCTATATGTTCTATGCATAAATTGTGCGGTCGAGTAGGAGGTAGGAATGGGTAGCTCCAGAATCTGGTGCCTTTACAGTTCATAACTGTAAATGCTTGGTAGATATGCTGGCTTGTTTCCATGGTTTTATGATTAAGGTTACAGGACAGACTGATAATTAATATTTGACCATAAAATACTGCGATTATAGTTTAATGTTATTAGACATGATGATGGATATGTAAGTTGGGAAATGACTGAGAGATTGAGATTTCTGATGCTTGTCTAAAAGAATAATCTCCATTTAAAGAAAAACTTCTGTTGCCCATTATCTCATTTGGAAATGGGAACGCAAACCTACTTAAATCGGATGGGAGAATATACATTCTTGCCGAGGCCTTGGTGTCTGGCAAACAGACACATTATTGATACATGGCATAGGCCAATGGGAAACAAGTATTTGAAAAGAATCCTGTTTTTACCTTACTAATAGCTCATGATATGCTTTAAAAGTATCCATTGTCTGAACACATGCATGGGCGAGAAGATTTTTCCCCCCCGGTAACTGAGAGCCCACATTGTGTCTCATAGCAGTCCCTTTCGTCCCAATAACACAGCATGCGGAGAACGTGGTAGTCTAGCAAATTTTTGTCCAAACACATCATCACgtaaaattttataatgtttTTGTTCTAACCAATACTCTGAATATGCTGAAATTGATAGGTTTATTCACTTCTTTTGATACCTGTTGTTGTTAAAATAGTAGGCCGTAGGGTCACTATAGCGGTTTGTAGTGTTTGGGGCTAGTATGTAGCTCAAGTGAAGAATATATCCCTGTGTGCTTGTGTGTGATTgaattatttgataatttttaatcttataaagtACATTTAGTGGGTTGCTTTGACTCGTAGTGTCTGCTCTCTGCTATCTTTCAAGATGAATTTCCTTATTGTAAATTATTTAAACTGCTGAGACCGAGTTTGAAGGCTTTGTTGAATCTAAAAAAATGACATCAATAGGCTTATCTGGATGAGTACTTTAATAAAGTGAATGTGTTAGTTATGACAAGGCTCCTAACATGGCCAAGAGGACTAACCATGTCATGGTAAAGCCTCTTATATCGGTTGATGATTTTTATTGTTTAATAGCATTTGTTGTAAGCAGTTGGTGGTTGTCTAATGTCAAACCAACCTATCCTTTACTTATTTTTGTGTAATAATACATTGGAGGATACAACTAGCTAGTATTCTCCCCCAAAATTGCTTTATTTATGTTAGGGTGTGTTTTTCATAGTACAACTTTTTCTTATTTTCCTAGCTCCAGTGGTGATGTTGCTGGGTGGTTTAAGAAGATTGTGCTCTTTATTCTtctcatcttttttctttttattggtgAGGAATGGTAACCATAGTggagtataacatcttgaaatgcgGCTCCAATTAAAATGTGCTATGAAGCTAGATAATATTATCTTATGTGCtcatattttgaattatttcacaaCTTTTTATACATGTTGCTGCAACGTAAATGGTATTGGCTTCCACACTTTGATGACTACCTGTTTGATAATACTTAATGCACAATCATTTGTGAGGATATGAATATTCAGAGACTTGGTTGATCTAGTGGGttcatataattagctcctttagattATTGTGGATATGTGAGATTGTAACTTACAGTTTAGCTGCCATTTTGCTAACAAAATGTTATTTAGGAATCATTTAACAATTCCGATcatttatcttttaaaattttctatattGAGGACTAAGAATGTACCATATTATGGAGAACATTTGGAGTTTATTAGTCTGTAGAATTTGATATTTGGCCCTATCAAATTTGTTGGAACTTAGCACTTCAATTGGATATAGGCCTTATGAAACTATTTCAGATACACTGTTATGCCTACACTGGTGTATGCCTGATCATGTCTTTTTAAATACATACGTGAAATATGAAGTGCAGAAATGATTTGCCACTTAATGGACATAGGAAAATTTTAATGTGACCCTTCATGGCGCTATATATACAAGGGAGTAAGTATTTTGGCATGGAGAGTTAAAATTGAATTGTAAAATTTAGCTAGTTATCTTCACAATTAGCTGTCATGTGAAAAGAAAAGCTTATGGAGGTGATAAAGTTGAATCTGTACTATAGGATAGGATAATAATATCATCGAACTTGGAATAGGATTGATCAAACATTTGTTGCTCAGATCAGCCATTCCTTATCTTATTTAGTCAATTCCTTGGCTGCATTGCCAGATTGTTGGCAGGCTGATTTGATCATGGTACGAATAGGTCAATCCTGATTGGCAAAGAAAGAATTCAGGTAACTCACTcaaacattttgttgttccgattGAATTGTGCTTTAATTGGATCCAGAAATTCACAACACCTACTTTCGATATAGACTTATTGATCAATTTGGTAGATTACAGAAGTCAAAGAAGTTCGAATGTCAtaaggtcccaactatttggggttataTGCATGGATTCTTTTTCTTGCCAACAACACCGTTGAGGGAAAAATTACTTGTCAAACAAGAAGTAATCAAATAATCAATTATCAAATACATCTTTTAGTGTTTCTAATAAATTTTTCTTGACACTGCTTGTCTAAAAAGTAATCAATAAGCAATGTTACTTGAAGTAATCAAAGATGCTTGTATCATAAAAAGTAAAACTATTTTAGTATTTTTACCAGCTTTAAAATAAAAGCAATTTTGTTATTTCTATTTTTAGTCATTTTACAAATAACACCTCATCTATCCCATCCTCTCTTTTTCTTTAGTGATACAAGTCACTCTTTCAATAGTCATGCCCATATGTGAATAATTGCTTTAGAAACCATTAAGCAGCCCCAAAAAGGCATTCAGGTCAGAACCTTTGATCATTGAGCATGAATTCATTTATCTTTCCTTTTAATTGTATGTTAACTTAGGGGTCCAAGGCATTATTAAAGTTAACAGGTAAAAGATACATGATGCACTACAATCTATCAGTTGATAAGAAGAAAGTCCTATTTGTGCATTACACGTCTGGTTGCTGAtgccatatgttttttttttcataaggaAACATGCAGACATGTTGGAAAAACAAATTGAAAATTTGTCACAGGTGATATTAGACTTTTTCATTTTCTTGTCTGCTAGATTCTTTCTTGTTGTTTGCAGGCTTATGGTTTCAAAAAGATGATAAAGATGGAGTTCGCTCGTAAGATTTGACGGGTATAGATACACAACAAGATATTTAAATGCCAATAGTTATTTGGTTTTGTGACTAAAAAGGTTGATGGGAACCTGCATAACATACAAAAGCCTTAAAATTTGGTCTATTATTTTGAGGATAAAAATTTTTTTAGTTGAGCTTAAGGATTTGACTCTCGCATAACCCTTGCCCTGCCTATTCTTTGACCATGGGGGGCAATTTGATTTTTTATATGCAACCTGATTTCCTAATTAATTTGTGCAAGATACCTGAACATGTTCCATGCATGAAAGAGCATAGAGACTACTAGAAGCTGCTATATGATTTAGATGGCATAAAAGGGTCTACAGTCCTGAATTATGTGGAACTTGTTTTTCCGTGAGCATACTTGGTGGTAAAGTGAAGGTAAATTGATCCTGGTCTGGATCAATATGTTGGATTTTTTTTAACTGCACCTATCTACTTGCTTGAGCCACTAAAACCATTCCTAGATTGTGCTGATCTAAAGTTCATGATTAAAGCCCATCAATGCCCTACCTAATGGACTGAGGTCTCATATTGATTCTTTGTTAGATACTTAGATCATGCCCAATATGCTCTCATAAGGTATAGACCACTTGCCGGCAACTCTATTCGAGCACAATAAATAGCATAGAATTGCAAACATGGAATTTTGAGAGCTTTACTCTCCACGCTAGATTTTGAAAGGACTTCTGTGTTAGCAATTGATTAATACATTTCTACCTGATGTCTGTAGTCGTTTATGTAAATTATGGGAGGTGTTTGAAGTGAAGGAGTGCTGTCGGATGGGGTTTTCATGTATAAAGTGATGCTCTTGGATGAAAGGGAAGACCACATTATACCTGTGCAGActtgattttgaatgatgcacTGATTTTGAGTAGTTATACACAAACTACTGCAGAAGTATGATGGTATTAGTTTTGCTCATGCAATTAGCTGGATGAAAATGTGTGAAAATCATGGGTTTGGGGAAGTGTTGTAGCTGCTGCTTGTGTTGGAAGTCAATCTCTGATGCATCTTTGTTTCAGGTCCCAGTGAAATTCTGCAACCGCAGTTTCGTCCTACCTGTCCTTGTTTTTCACCTTGTACGTTATAAGTTGAGatccatgcattatttcattgctTTATTGTGTATTTTTTAGTTAAAAATTAACCCCACTTAATAATAACTtatatgatataaaaattttTGTTTTCTCATTACTGATATACCAGGCACTGGATCATTCTTTATTGTCGTAAAATAGATACATCATATGCACATGCATAGCCTGAATCATTTAGATTTAACCTTTGATTGGATGTCTCTACGAAATAGAAGTGACTGAAATAACACTGAGGTCAGTGTCGCTCAGAATGCAATAAATAATATGTACTGTTCCTACTCGTTTTTTTACTAGGGAAGTCAGACTATCTCTGAATTTCTGGATATCATATTAGTTTATTCAAGGAAAGAAAGAATGATGCTCGTTTCTTTTGTCTGTTTGATTTCTTTGTATGCTGGTTACCATGCAAGAATGTGAAGTCAGAGTGTTTGGAACGTGGAATATTAGCTATTTTTATATTGCATAATgggagtgctaatttgatttttatatTGAATAGCTATTTTTATCTTGGTATTCTTTTTTTTGTAGTCTTTGTAGAACCTAAATGGTCAGACCTTCTATGTTATAGCCAAACTCACTTAGCAATCCAAGACTGAGTTAATTGGCTGTATGCAACGGTAAAGTTATATAATAAGCTGTCTGCTAATATGCTTTTTGATTGAGTAATTTGGTTGCTGTTGTTTCTATCATGTGCTCCATCTTGATATAGAGAGAATTTGCTAACTGATGCACATGACTGTCTCTACATCCAGAGCTTTCAGTCTGGCACTTAATCTGAATAGAAGTTGTTCTGCAATATGATAACACTAAGCCTACTGCACTCATGTGTGAAGCATGGAGACGTTAGTCAGTGCCAGGTGAAGACTAGGTAGCATGTGGAGTATGCAATGTCGAAGCCTAAATAAGTGAACTGTGCAACCTTTGTTTGGAGATCAGCATGTCGTGAACTTTTCCTCTGGATTTGCAGTTTTCATAATGATATTTTTCACCAATGCCCTGAGCTCGTAGGATGTTAGTAAGAAAACCAATTGAAAATGAAAAGTTTCTAGTACATAAGACTTTAGCCAAATTTGTCAATATTTTTATGCATGATGTATCTTGTTTCAAAGGTCAACACTCAACATGTTTGTTCTAGATTACTAAGTCAGCAGTGGTTAAAAGTTATACTTTATAACTAGAAGAATTGTGGTAAACATAGTATAAGCTGAAGCAAAGTCTTAACTGGAACTATATGCATCAAGTACTAGGATGAAAATTCTATAGTCCCAGTTGACTACTTTTGTCAGTGTTTCTTAAACACAAGGCTACCGAAGGTATAATATGTTATTCTCCTTCATACCGACAGGAAACGCTTGTTTAGCATGATCAATGAACTTCCAACCGTCTTTGAAGTGGTCTCGGACAGGAGGCGATCGAAAGAAAAGTCTGGCATGGACAGTGCAAGCAAATCTAAACTCTCAACCAAGGTGATGATCATTGAATCTTTGAGTTGTGCCTAATTTGGTGAGCAATAACTACATGTTCCTCCGCAGCGATCAAGCGAAGGACAGATAAAAAGCAACTCAAAGACAGCCGACGAGGAGTATGGTGAAGATGACGACGAGCACAGCGAAACCCTTTGTGGAACTTGCGGAGGAAGTTACAGCGCAGATGAGTTTTGGATTGCGTGTGATGTATGTGAAAGGTGGTTTCACGGGAAGTGTGTGAAGATAACTCCTGCAAAAGCTGAGAGTATAAAGCAGTACAAGTGCCCCGGTTGCAGTTCAAAGAAAGGAAGGCAGTAAGAATTTGTTCCCATTCCTCAAATGCAAAGCCGACTACGTTCCTCCTTATGTTAACTGTAGTTACTAAGTAGTGTTAGGTCCTATCAAAGTGCGTTTCATCTGAATCCGAATTATAACATTGGAAGAGTCAATTATCATCTGTAACTCGTATTATCAGCTTAAACTATTACATAGATCTGGATTTGCGTTTGACGTGCCTTCTTCTCCATGCTTCTTTCTTGTGCATCTATAGTTAGTTAATTGTGCAAGCATTTATCGAATTTACTTGGCATGAATTCCTTTCACGTTGAAATTAATTCGACCCATATGAATGCCTGACTTCTTTTTTCTTACTATGTGCATCTTAAATTTGGTCATTATTTTCATGATGATATATGAAGAACGGGGCTTGCATTTTTTCTTACACACTGAAATTTAACTGATTAAACCAGCAATCGACAAAAATAATTAGTAACGTAGTAATCAATCACTTCGAATTGGTTTCCACCATAACCGGGGATGTGTTGCAATGTCGGGCTTTGCACATGATATGTGGTTCGATATTTTGAATGACTCGGAAATGCGCGTCACATTTACCCACGCAGGGAGGGTCGACGCACGATGTTTGACACCTCGTAAATGTGAGGGGCCCACCGTGACAGACCTCAGGTCGTAAGACCCACGAGATTTATGTGGGACCCGATGGCCGGATCCATCGGGGCCCGTGCGGAACCCACCTGGATGGCCAATCGGCGACCGCGTCGGACGTGTAGCCTGGCCGAGAGGTCTCCAAATTGGAAGAGAGGTCTCCCAAAGCGTAGCGCTCAAGTCAGGGAAGCCAACTGGTTTCCTCCTCTCGCTCTCTCCTTCCTCTCGTAAGCCTGATGTCACCCAAACGCaagccaaccccccccccccccccccccctcgggcCGCGTGGGAACGGAGAAGCAGACAATGGGAAAGCACAGCCGTTGCCGCGTTGACACATAGACGCGACCACGCGACTTCCTCCTCCCGAGGCCACCATCCCTCCCCATCACCCATCAAGATCTTCCTTCCGTTCccacgatctctctctctctctctctcgcttctctcttctctcttccttCCATGGAACTCCACCCTTACCTCCGAGTTAAACCCCCCCAGGAGACCTCAGAACGGTTCCCCCAGTGGACTCATGACGAGACCATGGTGTTCCTCGCCATCCGCGCCCAGCTCGACAAGAGCTTCGTCGAGACCAAGCGTAACAAGCCCTTGTGGCAAGCCATCTCTTCCTTGCTGCAGCAGAGAGGCTTCTTCCGGACCCCCGACCAGTGCAAGTCCAAGTGGAAGAACCTCGTCACGCGGTTCAAGGTCctatatttctctctctctctctctctctctctctctctctctctctatatatatatatatatctctatctctttttttttgagAGGTAAATGTATAATGTTGATTTGATGCAGGGAAGTGAGTCTGTGGAGGGAGAGATCAATCGGCAGTTCCCTTTCTACGAAGAAATGAGGAAGATATTCTCCGATAGGATGGAGAGGCTGCTCGTCCTCGAGAAGGCGAGGGGGAAACAGGTGCAAGTCCAAGCGAAAGagtgggaggaggaagagggggaaGGGAAGGTGGCGGGGAGCAAGAAGAGGCGGAAGGTGGAGAGAAAGAACCGGCCCGACGAAGAGGTGGAAGGTGCCGTGAGGGACTTTATGCGGCGGCAGCTGGAGATGGAGGCTCGATGGGCGGAGGCGGTTGAGGCGAGGGATGCAGAGCGGAGGGCCAAGGAGGAGCAGTGGAGGAGGCTGATGCACGGCTTGCAGGAGGAGAGGACGGACCTGGAGAGGCGGTGGAGGGAGCGGGAGGAGGAGCGGCGCGTCCGGGAGGAGACCCGAGCCGAGAGGCGGCACGCCCTCCTTATCGCCCTTCTCAACAAGCTCGTTCACAAGGATTGCTAGTTTGCAGCAACAGCAATCACAGCTCTAAGCTTCGCTCTATGGaagaagtgagagagagagagagagagaaagaaaggttAGCTCTTTGATCTTAGACTAGCTTTTACATATGCTTTGCTTCCCATCAAGAATTAGGTACCAGTAGTATCTGCTAACGCAACAGAAGCATGCAGATGCTTCTTCTGCCTCATTCCACTTTGAGAAGGCAATATAGCTCAAGAGTTCTCAACTCATATAAAATGGTTTTTACTACCTGTTGGAATAAACTGGAATTATGATTATTAGTATCACAGATTCTTATACATTCACTGTGAATGATTTCAAAAATGTTATGATGCTCTCTGTATATATCATTTAAGAGCACTCAGAAGAAGAAGGAATGCCAATGAAAGGATCAGAGTTACTTGATCTGTTCCTAACTCTTGAAGTTCCTCATGGTATGTCACATTTACTGGTCAGACTAAACCATAGAAAGGCTCTGTGAGTTACTCTTCATCGCATGATATGAATTTGTAGTTGCTAAGTGTTTCCACATCTTGAAATGAGGCATCGGAAATAGATATATGAGATTaccataaaagaaagaaagaaagaatgagaAGTGTTTCTGTTTTCTCAACCACTAAGAACAGTTCTAATTAAGAATCAAAGAAGGGATATTTGTTTTAAACAAGACCAGTAAAAGATTTATATAGCTTTGGTTAAGCTTGAGAAGCTCATTATCTATGTATTATCCTATGTTAGGGGCAGTATCGGAAGGAGTCTTGAATCCATGCCCACCCAATAGATTGATTTCAGGCAAAGAAGTTCTTTAAATGTTTGTAGTTGATTGAATGCTGAGGGAAACTAATATGCTTTTCAGTTGGATTTCAGCAGAATGATTCACGAGTTACTGATGAAAATTCATGCTGAAATTAGAGTTTAATTTCCTGCAATTCACACTTACAAGATCACAAGTAAAAGAGAAGATTGACATGATAAGAGTTATAGACAAATAATCAGAAATGAACTCTCATCAAAAGCTAATATGCTCCACTTGATGATAATTGATTGGTGAGAACAACATTGTCATAAgcttttcttctcctcgtgaAATCATGTTCAGTGAGTTCTACCCTTCCATGTTTATGGCTTTCATTTGAATTAAGAGATGGGAATGCAGTTGATGCAGATACCAATGCAGTGGAATCGAAAACTGGAGTGGCATTGACTGCTGCAACAAATAAATTGAAATAAAGATGATATGATTTAGTAGCCACAACAACAAATCTATTCCAGACTTTTATCTGGAGTATATTGTCTACTGCTTCAAACCTTGTAGTCTTAATCTGACTCCCACTGTAAATGATGAGAGATATGGAGGAGATTCTTATCTGATGGATTCAAGGGCCACAGCTTtctacagcagcagcagcagcagcagcagcagtgaatGATGGACTTTTGAATTCAGCAGCAGACATGAGGATGTTTTGTTGACCATTTCATCTGAATATTATTAATTAGCAGTGGCATTTTGCAGGAGGGAGAATGCATGTTGGGTTTGATGGCTGTAGTGTCTTCATTCTGACAACAATCTTTAAGGGCACAACTCACTGTGTCCAATTTTCTGTGCAGCATATAGGACTTGTGTGTCATGCTTCCAAGTCTGTAGCTGTATGTGTTTGAACCTTTTCGATTGAATTGGGCTTAGTAATAATAATTAAGACCAGCTTGATGGATCTCTTAATCATAAAGAAGAGCTCAAGGTCTAGAAAAAGTTTGTCCTCCTCAGCCCAAAGTTTCTGGCACCCAAATACATGAGATGCTAATTGACTTGGACTGAATAATTTACAGCTCCCGGTTGTTGAATGCTCTGCTATGAAAAGAAATATTAACACATTCAAGGATGTGTTAAAAGACCAGAAGAAAAGAAATTTAATTTGACATCGGGCTATCTTAGTCTGAAAAATTATCTCTGCGTATTTACTAATTTGATCGTCGAAGAGACCTCGACGATATGTTTTTGTAAGTGACCCTAAACGTCAAACTTTTACGAATCTAATTTGAGATTTATCGAGTTACAAGTTTTATAATGGGATTTGATTCATAAGATTTAGACACAAATTTATCGTGTTAATTATAAAGAAAAAACATACACAAAAAATACTCTGAGTATATAATAGTGTCCAAAACTCGAAATCATTCTTCTTTTCGTATCCAAAATGAACTACtcctcaaaatctaaaaaattaaaaaataatcatataagcAACCATACCCTAATAAGCACTGTGACTCATATTCTAACAATTTTTTTCATAAGTTACCATTTTATATCGAATATATGAATTCTTTAGGCATTCAATACATGCTTTTGAAATTTATgtaaatatcaaatattttctttactATGTGTGCATTTCACATCACATAAAATACTTAGAAGACATTTTAGAACAACATatgcttaaatttatttttataatgaaaCCATAAACATAGCTAATGTCTTATCAAATCATAAATCATTATAGTGCAAAGACCACCAttgatataaatataattaagtaTTTATAAACATAAATAT comes from the Musa acuminata AAA Group cultivar baxijiao chromosome BXJ1-10, Cavendish_Baxijiao_AAA, whole genome shotgun sequence genome and includes:
- the LOC135596107 gene encoding PHD finger protein ALFIN-LIKE 2-like, whose protein sequence is MEVGSISSAPRTVEEIFKDYSSRRAGIVRALTHDVDEFYAQCDPEKENLCLYGHPNDSWEVNLPAEEVPPELPEPALGINFARDGMNRRDWLSLIAVHSDSWLLSVAFYLGARLNRNERKRLFSMINELPTVFEVVSDRRRSKEKSGMDSASKSKLSTKRSSEGQIKSNSKTADEEYGEDDDEHSETLCGTCGGSYSADEFWIACDVCERWFHGKCVKITPAKAESIKQYKCPGCSSKKGRQ
- the LOC135596108 gene encoding trihelix transcription factor GT-3b-like, which produces MELHPYLRVKPPQETSERFPQWTHDETMVFLAIRAQLDKSFVETKRNKPLWQAISSLLQQRGFFRTPDQCKSKWKNLVTRFKGSESVEGEINRQFPFYEEMRKIFSDRMERLLVLEKARGKQVQVQAKEWEEEEGEGKVAGSKKRRKVERKNRPDEEVEGAVRDFMRRQLEMEARWAEAVEARDAERRAKEEQWRRLMHGLQEERTDLERRWREREEERRVREETRAERRHALLIALLNKLVHKDC